Proteins from a single region of bacterium:
- the der gene encoding ribosome biogenesis GTPase Der produces MRSKPIVAVLGRPNVGKSTLFNRLIHARKAIVHDEPGVTRDRHYAEAAWGGREFMLMDTGGFVPEGNDLFDVAIREQVEMGLDEADLVLLVVDATTGITETDQLLARHIRDKGKPCLLVANKADNERLELEAAEFWKLGLDEPQPVSAISGRQSGDLLDRLVALLPEGGRAGLEGDLRVAIIGRPNVGKSSLVNRLLGADRVLVTPVAGTTRDSIDSVVRHNGRRYVLVDTAGLRRRTRVKENVEFYATLRSQAAITGAEVCILLVDAEEGLTHQDIQVLEEAIAARKGVLLAVNKWDLVADKATNTARDHERRLREKIPTLGWVQVVFISALTGQRTRRLLDLAWELHQRQRVKLTRAVLEQALLPEIERRPPASHGGRWVRISAVRQVRNDPPWIVFACSHPDHVDHHYLRFLENRLRRAFDLRGVPVRLDLRSRGEFQGAFGPIAPEDMPMREESLHAEDGRKRGREDEEDFGLGGGETPGQRWRPGYEPDEDEDPDVEGPEADPLIWDPDVEAPFDPDEEELIDPDEDELEDDWSDGDEDDRA; encoded by the coding sequence ACCGATCGTGGCGGTGCTGGGGCGGCCGAACGTGGGCAAGTCCACGCTCTTCAACCGCCTCATCCACGCCCGCAAGGCCATTGTCCATGACGAACCGGGTGTGACGCGGGACCGCCACTACGCCGAGGCGGCCTGGGGCGGGCGCGAGTTCATGCTCATGGACACGGGCGGTTTCGTGCCCGAGGGCAACGACCTCTTCGACGTGGCCATCCGCGAGCAGGTGGAGATGGGGCTGGACGAGGCGGATCTTGTGCTCCTGGTCGTGGATGCCACCACCGGCATCACGGAGACGGACCAACTGCTGGCCCGCCACATCCGGGACAAGGGCAAGCCCTGTCTGTTGGTGGCGAACAAGGCCGACAACGAGCGGTTGGAGCTGGAGGCCGCCGAGTTCTGGAAGCTGGGACTGGACGAGCCCCAGCCCGTCTCCGCCATCAGCGGCCGCCAGAGCGGCGACCTGCTCGACCGCCTCGTCGCCCTGCTGCCGGAAGGCGGTCGAGCGGGCCTGGAGGGGGACCTGCGCGTGGCCATCATCGGGCGTCCCAACGTGGGCAAATCCAGTCTCGTCAACCGGCTGCTGGGAGCGGACCGCGTGTTGGTGACCCCGGTGGCGGGCACGACGCGGGACTCCATTGACAGCGTGGTCCGCCACAACGGCCGGCGCTACGTGCTGGTCGACACGGCCGGCCTGCGCCGCCGCACGCGGGTCAAGGAGAATGTGGAGTTCTATGCCACCCTGCGCAGCCAGGCCGCCATCACGGGGGCGGAGGTCTGCATCCTGCTCGTGGACGCCGAGGAGGGCCTCACCCACCAGGACATCCAGGTGCTGGAGGAGGCGATCGCCGCGCGCAAGGGCGTGCTGCTGGCCGTCAACAAGTGGGATCTGGTGGCGGACAAGGCGACCAACACGGCCCGCGACCACGAGCGGCGGCTGCGGGAGAAGATCCCGACCCTGGGCTGGGTGCAGGTGGTCTTCATCTCCGCCTTGACCGGCCAGCGCACCCGCCGGCTGCTCGACCTGGCCTGGGAGCTTCACCAGCGGCAGCGCGTGAAGCTGACCCGCGCCGTGCTGGAGCAGGCCCTGCTGCCGGAGATCGAACGACGGCCGCCCGCCTCCCACGGGGGACGCTGGGTGCGCATCAGCGCGGTGCGCCAGGTGCGGAACGATCCCCCCTGGATCGTGTTTGCCTGCAGCCACCCGGATCATGTGGACCATCATTACTTGCGCTTCCTGGAGAACCGCCTGCGGCGGGCCTTCGACCTGCGCGGGGTGCCGGTGAGGCTTGACCTCCGCTCGCGCGGCGAATTCCAGGGAGCCTTTGGACCCATAGCGCCGGAGGACATGCCCATGCGCGAGGAAAGCCTGCATGCGGAGGACGGCCGCAAGCGCGGCCGGGAGGATGAGGAGGACTTCGGCCTGGGGGGCGGCGAGACGCCCGGCCAGCGCTGGCGTCCCGGTTATGAGCCGGACGAGGACGAGGACCCGGACGTGGAGGGGCCGGAGGCCGATCCGCTCATCTGGGATCCCGACGTGGAGGCCCCCTTCGATCCGGACGAGGAAGAGCTGATCGATCCCGACGAGGACGAGCTGGAAGACGATTGGAGCGACGGGGACGAGGACGATCGCGCCTGA